One region of Juglans microcarpa x Juglans regia isolate MS1-56 chromosome 7S, Jm3101_v1.0, whole genome shotgun sequence genomic DNA includes:
- the LOC121240839 gene encoding uncharacterized protein LOC121240839, whose translation MTHGRIPRNPKGATNKENQNFPMDGGLAEAVRLLTGVLRQQQQQQAHLLIWELGTLAALTWEWFNEEFNSRFFPDSVKQLKAQEFVTLTRGSLTVELYAAKFMVLGRFAPHLISTQRMQVQKFQAGLKPRIRSQVASLRIENYQELVNVAAIVEVEQRGLVIQINIERKRTSLYTTEESSERKKLFTGSDKGKCIEIGSSIPITFPPCGECGKHHGGKWRIALGTCFRCGQLSHMIKDYPSVALRNERKGVSLNSGCKPKPTQHVPMRVYAVT comes from the exons ATGACTCATGGTAGGATACCTCGAAACCCTAAGGGAGCCACAAATAAGGAGAATCAGAATTTCCCGATGGATGGAGGATTAGCTGAAGCTGTACGTCTGCTGACTGGTGTGCTTAgacaacagcaacaacaacaagcGCAT CTTCTGATATGGGAACTAGGAACCCTCGCTGCTTTGACATGGGAGTGGTTCAACGAAGAGTTCAACAGTAGATTCTTCCCAGATTCTGTCAAACAGCTGAAGGCGCAGGAGTTCGTAACTTTAACTCGAGGCAGTTTGACCGTAGAACTATACGCCGCTAAGTTCATGGTGTTAGGAAGGTTTGCACCACACTTGATTTCTACTCAAAGGATGCAGGTGCAGAAGTTTCAAGCAGGACTTAAGCCAAGGATCCGTAGCCAAGTAGCTAGCCTAAGAATAGAGAATTACCAAGAGTTGGTAAACGTGGCTGCGATAGTAGAGGTTGAGCAGAGAGGTCTGGTGATCCAAATCAATATTGAACGAAAAAGAACTTCATTGTACACTACTGAAGAAAGTTCAGAAAGGAAGAAGTTGTTTACTGgatcagataaaggaaaatgcaTTGAGATTGGGAGCTCAATACCGATCACATTTCCACCTTGTGGAGAGTGCGGTAAACACCATGGAGGCAAGTGGAGAATCGCGTTGGGAACTTGTTTCAGGTGTGGCCAACTGAGTCATATGATCAAAGACTACCCCAGTGTTGCTTTgaggaatgaaagaaagggGGTTTCTCTCAATAGCGGTTGCAAACCAAAGCCAACGCAGCACGTGCCCATGAGAGTGTATGCTGTCACTTAG
- the LOC121240838 gene encoding uncharacterized protein LOC121240838 — MDVPLLSSFPNAICSYLLRTTSDHSPMVIEFKMDPFSYGPSPFRFQQMWVDHPQFLMCVRQAWSATVVGHGLTKLAVKLKNTKVALQEWNKHIFGRTTMHITSLESHIEELESKLHQSWDETMERDLLVSSSELDIWLRREDTRLAQISKLKWHMEGDWNTNFFHACLANKRRKRVVDMRCSNGMVFNSLESLHQGAVDFFSNFLQGVPTRLLPDLSTLISPVISDSDSSILCSVPTMNEVFSALSSIPSNSAPGPNGFGSGFFKSYLEVVKEDVLEAISQFFISKQLPRFFTTSFLVSIPKFDNPYGFDKFRPISLCSVFYKICSKIIVTGLLPQMILCEQGAFISGRNIFENISITKEMVQSINKKAHDGNIMIKLDMAKAYD, encoded by the coding sequence ATGGATGTTCCTTTGCTCTCTTCGTTCCCGAATGCAATTTGTTCCTATCTCCTACGCACGACGTCCGATCACTCTCCCATGGttattgaatttaagatggatcctttctcttatggtcCCTCGCCTTTTCgctttcaacaaatgtgggtggacCATCCACAGTTTTTAATGTGTGTTCGCCAGGCGTGGTCTGCAACTGTTGTTGGTCATGGTCTCACTAAATTGGCAGTTAAGCTGAAGAATACTAAGGTGGCTTTGCAGGAATGGAATAAACATATTTTCGGCCGTACCACGATGCATATTACTTCTCTTGAGAGTCACATTGAAGAGCTGGAAAGTAAACTACATCAAAGCTGGGATGAAACAATGGAGAGGGATCTTCTTGTCTCGTCTTCGGAACTAGATATTTGGCTTCGTCGTGAAGATACAAGATTGGCTCAGatttctaaattaaaatggCACATGGAAGGTGATTGGAATACGAATTTTTTCCATGCTTGCCTTGCCAATAAACGGCGTAAAAGAGTGGTGGATATGAGGTGTTCGAATGGGATGGTTTTCAATTCGCTGGAGAGTCTTCATCAAGGGGCTGtggatttcttttctaattttctgcAAGGCGTGCCGACTAGACTGTTACCTGACTTGTCGACTCTTATTTCACCAGTTATTTCAGACTCGGACAGTTCTATCCTATGCTCAGTTCCTACTATGAATGAAGTTTTCTCAGCTCTTTCTTCTATCCCGTCTAATAGTGCTCCAGGACCTAATGGATTTGGGTCGGGTTTTTTCAAAAGCTATTTGGAGGTAGTGAAAGAGGATGTCTTGGAAGCCatatctcaattttttatttctaagcAGCTCCCAAGATTTTTTACAACCTCTTTTCTTGTCTCAATCCCAAAGTTTGATAATCCTTATGGGTTTGATAAGTTCAGGCCTATTAGCCTATGCTcggtgttttataaaatatgttccaAGATCATTGTGACAGGTCTCCTCCCACAAATGATATTGTGTGAACAAGGCGCTTTCATCTCGGGAAGAAATATCTTTGAGAATATTAGCATTACAAAGGAAATGGTACAGTCAATTAATAAGAAGGCCCATGATGGTAATATCATGATCAAGTTGGATATGGCTAAGGCTTATGATTGA